In the Erinaceus europaeus chromosome 18, mEriEur2.1, whole genome shotgun sequence genome, GGCATTTGGGAGCCCTTCACGAGGAGAACTGCATGTCTCCCACTGACCTTCCACTGGCTGGCCACACCAGTTACTCACGTAAGTGCTTGTGGAAGGTGGGGAAGAGCCTCTGACAGCACGAGTGCTATTTTCTCTCTCAGCTGGCCTCATCCTTGGCTCTGAACATGAGACCCGTCTGGTAGCCAAGTTGTTTGAAGACTACAACAGTGTGGTACGGCCTGTGGAGGACCACCGCCAGGCTGTGGAGGTCACTGTGGGCCTGCAGTTGATCCAGCTCATTAATGTGGTGAGCAAAAGCATTCTAGCCTCCCCTCGTCCCTGCACCTCTCACCTGAAGTGTCCCTACCCTAcactcccctctctgcctcctaaACTCCTAACCTTTTTTTCAGGATGAAGTAAACCAGATTGTGACAACCAACGTTCGTCTCAAACAGGTAACCCAGCTAGACATCTCTGTGTTGCCATCTTGTTTTTATTCACCTTAAATTTTAACCTAGACCCAGAAGAAATCTTTTGTGTAACAGGGATATACACCACAATGTTGAAAGTAGATGTTCTGTGGTGGTGGGATCATGTTTGTTTGCTCATTTGTTTTTGATGATGTGCACTGTCTGTGTGTTAGGTTGTTAGCTAAAATGTGGCCATCAAGAGCAGTGTAGTGTGTCACAGTCCTTGGGGCCAAAAGTTCAAAACCAAGGTGTGGATGGAGTTGGCTCCTTCTAGGGACGGTGAGGAGGAATCTGTGCAGGCCCCACGCTTTTGTGTAGTTGTCTGTCTTCATGTCCACAGGCATTCTCCATTAACTGACGTATCACCGTCCTCAAACATTCTCTTCTTAAAAGGACATGCCAGTAGTCGTACTGGATTAAATCACCACTAAATGACTGTGTTTTAGCTTAATTACCTCTGTAAAGACCTTATCCTCAGGGATCcggtagtggcacaccctgtaCAGCCTATAGAGTGTGTACATTGCCAAGCcaaaaggccctgggttcaagcaaaCTCCACcagccccacctacagagggaagtttcacaagcagcgaagctgTGCTTTAGGTgcgtgtttcctctctctctttctacctcctccttccaatttctttctgacctattaaactagaacgagagagagagagagacagagagagaaggctgctgggagcagtggattcactgtgtcggaaaccagccccagtgataaccttggtggtaatagaggaaatagaaaaaagaaaaggccctACCTTCAAATACTGTAACACTGTTACATACTAGAGATTAGGATTGGGTCTGCCACATATGAAGTTGAGGAGATACAACTCACCATAACACTGTGTTCATCACATTTGCTATATTGGGCAAAAACAGCTTTTACAAAGcagaaaaaacataaataaatttttttaaatgttgcctGCTTGAAAGTCAGTATTTACAACAGGGTCACTCTCCTTTGCAGGCCTGGGCAATGTGGCGTGGGACTCCTGTAGCCAATTTGGAAGTGTCTGTTTTCTTGACTAATGCAAGTACTTAGAATAGTACCTGctgtctgtcaaaaaaaaaaaaaaagtcagtgctaTAAAAGCTTTTTGTTGAATGTTATTGCTTACCAAAGTGAAAGCTGAATTCTGAATCAAACTTTTCCTACTGGAGCACAATTTTTGTCAAAATCTGAATCACCATGCCTGTCACAGTTCTTGATAAgccaagattattattttttgtagtgttttgatattTTCTTTAATAGAACGTCTTCATTCTAGCAATGGGTAGATTACAACCTAAAATGGAATCCAGATGACTATGGCGGCGTGAAAAAAATCCACATCCCCTCTGAAAAGATCTGGCGACCAGACCTTGTTCTCTATAACAAGTAAGCAAAACAGACAGGCTGGGAAGGGGTACatctgaggggagggggagaccagGGGCCCTCACAGAGGGGCTGCCATGCTCAGTATGCTTCTCACCGCTGTTAACATTAAACAACCCCTAAAAACCAAGAGCCAAGTTGACAAGAGGTGCCATATGGCGACTTATGTTATGAATAGAAACAATTATCAGAGCCAAACTGAGTCAGGGCTGATGGGTGAGGAACATTGAGTTCCCAGGAGctcctgaaatatatatatatatctcccaacTATCCAAGGAAGCCCAACTTTTTATAACCAAGCTCCTCAGCCAAAGATGTCTTTCCCACCAATAGGTGGAAACGCTCAGCTTGTTGGATACGAATGCTTATGGCTTCTCAGGACATGGTGTGGTGCTGATGGCCTGGGTGCCTGCAGAGCCCCTCCACCGGGCTCGGTGACAAGACTGCATGTTGTGAGATGATAATGTGATTCAAGACGCTCTGCTTTAATGACACATTTCATTATCCTACGCCCTTCATTTGTCAGGGAATGTGCATTTCAAAGAGCATCCTTCCCAGGCAGGAGCATTTGCCACCAGCCTGGAGGCCTGGCCAGCTGACACCAGGCAGTGCAAGCGGGGCCTGGGGCCTGCAGGCTGTGCTGCGTATGGAACAGACTCACCGGAAGGCGTTGAGGGTCTGCGAAAGGAAATGATACTCTGTCAGGcccaccctcccccaactctgattctcttccaatattttccagtTATGCCTGGGATATGACTTTGAGCCAAATtatccatttaaaattttttaaaaattattatttatttccttttgttgcccttgttgttttattgctgtagttactgatctcgtcattgttagataggacagagaaatggagagaggaggggaaaacagagggagagagaaagatagacacctgcagacttgtttcaccacttgtgaagcaactccctgcaggtggggagagggggcttgaaccaggatccttactggtccttgagcttcgcgccatgtgtacttaacccactgcactactgcccgactcccttccaatCATTTTTATGACCTTTTCAGATAAATATGCTGATAAAACAGAGCATCTTGTGTTAAGTTTCTCTTCTAGTAAAAGCCTGAGGTGACCAAAGAAGAGACTCCTACCCTTTTGACAGATTCACCAGACAGTGCTGGCTGCAGAGAAAAATTCATTTTACCTGCTTAAAAGGAGAAACTTGGTCCTTGGAGCTTTGGATCTTTGAGgctcttttattatattttaaaaattaattaatttgggagtcgggcggtggcgcagcaggttaagcgcacgtggcgcaaatcaccaagacctgcgtaaggatcccagttcgagcccccggctccccacctgcagcggagtcgcttcacaagtggtgaagcaggtctgcaggtgtctgtctttctctcctcctctctgtcttctcctcctctctccatttctctctgtcctatccaacaacaatgacactaataaccacaacaatgttaaacaacaagggcaacaaaaaggaaaataaataaataaaaacttaattaaaaaattaattaatttattaactttgtatttgataggatagacaaATTGAGAAATAGATaagatagacagacatacagatacctacagcttccccactgcaggtagggaacagggacttgggaccaggaacttgaacccaggtccttacatgataatgtgtgcattcaactgggtgcaccactgcccaagccCTCATTGGGGCTCTTTTGTGAAGGTCCACAGCCATATATTTATCTGGACAGAGCCCCATCTCCATTTCCAGGAGAACAATATTAATGAGAAGGAAATGTCTTCATTTGTGAAGTGATCAGCAGTACATGGCCTCTGACCTTCCTTGAAAGTCCACTGACTGAGCCAGACCCCAGTCCACCTGCCAGACACCTATTGCAATGCCCTGCTCTCTCTCAGTCAAGGACACAGTTGTTTATGGGACTGTCCACTGAATACTGCAGAGTTGGCTTGTTACTATGTACTATGCTTTGGGAAGCTGTTCCTGAGAAATTATTGCCAGCAttttgaaaactgggaaattacaTATTAAAGtctgggtttttaaaaataacctTCTTAGTACAATTCTACATtcaaaaatatggaaaaattggattaaaaaaaacaaactagattctgggagctggatggtggtacacttagttgagtgcatatattacaatgtgcagggacctgggttcaagcctctggtctctccctacaggggaatgcttcataagcagtgagatAATATTGcaggagtcagtctctctctctctctctccatctctctctctctctcccttcacacAGGTTCACACCTTCACTCATTCCTATCCACCTGGCCTCAGTGGCATCTGAGCTTGTGAACCCATCCCACTGAGTTTTAAATAATTCTCTGAAAGAGAGCAGACCCTTCTTGAGCTGGTTATCCCAGTACTGAACCTCTGGAGGTGTTTTCAATTAAACTTCTGGGTTTTAAACAGAAAAGCTAATCATCCCGGGTCTCCCCACTTCCAGAAAATCTTCAAAGTATATTAGAGCATGGAATAGATAGAAATTAAGATGACAAATACCACTGAggataagaaagataaaaaaaaatcagatacaaTGGTGGTTGATGTCTTGAAAAAGTAGATTCCCAGGTATTCTGATTTAGCATCAAATGGTGCTCAGGAATCTATGTTTTAAATAAGCACCCCAATAAATATTATTGTAAGACAAACCTGAGAAACATTTCTATgggtttaaaaaaagttattactTGAAAGAAAGCATCTATAATTAGCACCCGAATAATGAACAACAGCTGTCTGCACTTAACAGCCCTGAGCTGAACCCAAGGCTCATCCTCATTCCTCTTTTGTTCCAATTGTAGTGCAGATGGTGACTTTGCCATTGTCAAGTTCACCAAAGTGCTTCTGGACTACACTGGCCACATCACGTGGACACCTCCCGCCATCTTCAAAAGCTACTGTGAGATCATCGTCACCCACTTTCCCTTTGATGAACAGAACTGCAGCATGAAGCTGGGCACCTGGACCTATGATGGCTCTGTGGTGGCCATCAACCCGGTAGGTGGTGAGCTCACCTGGGGAGGTTGGAGCCAAAAAGACGCGATTCGGGTCTCCAATTCTGCCCCTCAAGAATCAGTCCGAGACTCTCAACATGGGTGGGACATGTGGGTATTATCTGATGGTTCTTGATGAGTTGGCAagttaatttctttaatttttcttttctttaaaagtattttattctttctttcttttattttttttaacagttttttattattacctttatttactggatagagacatccagaaatcaagagggagggggtgatagggagagagacagagagacacctgcagccctgcttcaccactcgtaaagctttccccctgcaggtggggactgagggcttgaaccccagcacattgtaatacatgcgctaaaccaggtgcgccacaacctggccccctttcttttcctttttctttctttctttctttctttctttcttcctttctttctttctttctttctttctttctttctttctttctttttttctttcttccttccttccttccttcctttcttccttccctccctccctccctcctttctttctttctttctttctttctttctttctttctttctttctttctttctctctttctctctttctttcttgttttttaccagagcactacccagctctgttttatgatggtgtgggggattgaatctgggacttcagaccctcaggcattagaatctatatgcataccattatgctttctacccctacatattttattgatgttttaaaaatatttatttgcttcctttttgttgcccttgttgtttttattgttgttgtagttattgttgttattgatgtcatcattgttggataggacagagagaaatggagagaagggggaagacagagagggagagagaaagatagacacctgcagacctgcttcactgcctgtgaagcgactcccctgcaggtggggagccagaggctcaaaccaagatccttaccctggtctttgcacttcgcgccatgtgtgcttaacccactgcattactgcccaactccctattttattgattttttaatgagagagatggagagagaaagataacacagagagaccagagcaccgctcatctctggattatggtggtattagggattgaacctgggacctcagagtctcagacaggaaaatcttttgcagtaccattatgctgtctctatagcccctctcccttcctccttccctccctcccttccttccttccagatcctttctttatccttattcctttccattttaaacatgatgtgtcttggtgtctttaagtctgggttaattctgtttgggaccctctgggcttcctgaacctttatgtcttttatgttgtctagactagagaagttctcagctattatgtcctgaagaatgctttcttcccctccttctctttcttcctctggtaagacaataatgcgtatattatttcttttgaagtcatcccacaggtctctgttgttgttttcagaatctcttaatctctttttgagatatcttccttcttttttagttgtctctaatttgtcctcgatcttgctaattctgtcttcagcctcatttattctattctctctgccctctactgttctctggagttcatttgttttgttatcctgttctgatactgttttagcttgttcagccagttgtgttcttagctcagctatttcagctttcagctctctaataaccttgaggtaattagtgttttcttccagggtcacattggttgtttctgcatttctgatgacaattctttcaaactctttactcactactgtgattattttcttaactagtgtttggatgttgacctcattattttgtgcttcaccctttgaggtgctgttagctggactcttgtcctggttcatttctccagtatttcttcttgttggtttaaccattttatatactatgttatgaggtccgtttctcagtacttttcaaattactgatcactcttgcctggattgacttgtgtctaagtaaggtaatgaaagagttcacagttgtggaaattgacagttgtttcaatagtatttcaatccctgagttggagctcagtggctaaaagcctcttttgttctttttcttccctgtaggctatgggagcctgagggcttttaaactataagtagacatcttagcttaatcactgacttctgaccaagagataaagcagggtggggcagagataatccagtggttatgcaaagagactctcatagccccactgctaggccactgaggtgtagatcttctcctgagtttcctggttagttctctgtcctctggtgttagcacagggcctccctgctgctgctccagattctgagggcagtagcaatggagactcacacttgcatttggtgagtctcaggggagtcctctcctcccttcagctgtccccttgttggtgaaacagactggaggtggtgtctcaactggtaatctgctggactgttaccagccacttaatctctccctaggctcctctctgtccatgaaccatatgtgttttcactcaccagtgacttctgggttcctgaagtcgttctagtcctgttttgttgcagtcccaggtagtctcttttggtattcctagttgacccaggagaggagaggagagaaacacaactgctgctgctgctctgtagccctaccTCCGGaagccctccttccttccttccttcctcccttcctcccttcctccctccttccctttctctctttcttttctttttcctttttttttcaatcactggggcttcacatgTCCAGGCATGTGAAATGTCCATGACATTTtctgatatatatggagagaaagaaagagacagaaagagagaaacagagagagagaagataaggcagcacagcacacagcatcccagtgtggtgggtgctggtctcaagcctgggtcatgtgcagagcaaagcaagcaccctcccaggtgagctgatTTGCCAGCCCTGGGGAGGGTTCCTGATACTGGGCATCTGAGAACCACCTGCTGCTTAAATGAATTCCCTATGCCTAGGCTCAGCTCCAAGAATTCTGATTTAATCATTCTAGGGTGTGGCTAGAACACCAATTTGTTTTAAAACTCCCAGGTGACTTGAAGGTGtagtaaagagggaaagagagtccCCACAGTCCAACTCCCCTTGtttaaagagaaagaagccaAGACCCATACACAGAAGTGGCCTAAAAATCCCTCCTGATGTGTGATGGACTGTGGAGGGGTAGCTGCTTTATCAGAGCTGGTTCTGAAAGCCTGCGCCTTCTCTGGGTATCCTGGCTATGACCTAAAGGTTCATTCCATTGACTCAGGAAAATGACCAGCCGGATCTGAGCAACTTCATGGAGAGTGGGGAGTGGGTCATCAAGGAGGCCCGGGGCTGGAAGCACCGGGTGATCTATGCCTGCTGCCCCTCCACTCCCTACCTGGACATCACCTACCACTTCGTCATGCAGCGCCTGCCGCTCTACTTCATCGTCAATGTCATCATCCCCTGCCTGCTCTTCTCCTTCTTAACTGGCCTGGTGTTCTACCTGCCCACAGACTCAGGTGGGTGCGTTTGCCGTGGCTATTGCTGACACTGATGCTGCTATTTTGAAGAAAGCCAGGAATGATCATAGGCTGATAAATGCAGACAGATAGACTCCAGTCACCATGGTCAGGAGGATGCCTGGACAGTGGGGAAAGTCACTGAGGgtccacttgcaggtgggctgACTACGCAGCAAGTAGATGTCAACATGACCCTGAAGATGCACGTACAGAGCTCCTTCTTAGTTAAAAGTGAATAACTGCCCAAACCTATTTGCTATGTGCTTAGTATTTACAAAGCGGTAggttggggccaagcagtggagcacctggttgagcgcgcacattacactgcacaaaaacccaggttcaagcccctggtctcctagggagtcgggctgtagcgcagtgggttaagtgcacatggcgcaaagcacaaggcccggagtaaggatcccagttcgagccccggctccccacctgcaagggagttgctttacaggtggtgaagcaggtctgcaggtatctatctttctttccccctctgtcttcccctcctctccccatttctctctgtcctatccaacaaagacgacatcaataacaacaacaataataactacaaaaacaatgaaaaacaacaagggcaacaaaagggaaaataaacattaaaaaaattttaaaaatattcaagcccctggtccccacctgcagggggaaagcttcataagtggtgaagcaggtctgcaggtgtctgtctttctctccatctctctcacccctcccctctcaatttctctctgtctctatccaataatcaataaaaaataaaaggtgttGGGTTAAGGCATGGATGAGAGACATTCCTCATGCCACTGTCACTGTGAAATCTCTtgctttatactttatttttttgaccAGTTCGGATCCTGCCTTTTTTGCTCACTGTTTGCCATTGGGAAATAGCTTCTGAATCTCAGCTTTCCAGATGGCAGTGGCTTTACAGACAAGGCCACAATCGCCAAGTGGCAGTTCTTTCTTACACATCAGCCTGAACAAATTATACACTTCCTACTGAGTAATCACATCTGTGACATAATTTTACCAAATACCAACAGTCGAGAGAAGAGGGGTAAAGGGTACACATGTCTGCCAGCACTTTTACTGCTCAGAAATAATTTATGGCAGTTACAAGTAAGGAAAAGCAGAGTATGCAGATGGC is a window encoding:
- the CHRNA1 gene encoding acetylcholine receptor subunit alpha, with the translated sequence MEPRLLLLLVELCLAGLILGSEHETRLVAKLFEDYNSVVRPVEDHRQAVEVTVGLQLIQLINVDEVNQIVTTNVRLKQQWVDYNLKWNPDDYGGVKKIHIPSEKIWRPDLVLYNNADGDFAIVKFTKVLLDYTGHITWTPPAIFKSYCEIIVTHFPFDEQNCSMKLGTWTYDGSVVAINPENDQPDLSNFMESGEWVIKEARGWKHRVIYACCPSTPYLDITYHFVMQRLPLYFIVNVIIPCLLFSFLTGLVFYLPTDSGEKMTLSISVLLSLTVFLLVIVELIPSTSSAVPLIGKYMLFTMVFVIASIIITVIIINTHHRSPSTHVMPEWVRKVFIETIPNIMFFSTMKRPSREKQNKKIFTEDIDISDISGKPGPPPMGFHSPLIKHPDVKSAIEGVKYIAETMKSDQESNNAAEEWKYVAMVMDHILLGVFMLVCIIGTLAVFAGRLIELNQQG